GACGAGTACGTACCCATAGAGGAGCTTGTTAGGGCTAAGAAGGTCTACATGGAGCTTGCAAAGAGAGTACTTGGAGCCTAGACCCTTACAACGATGTATATCACTTTTTTCTCGGGATCCACACAAAACTCTTGTATAGCTCTCCACAGCGCCTCCGTGCCTAGGTATTCTCCACCACCGCTCCTCAAGTAGAGCCCTACCCTGCCACCGAGCCTTACACTGTCAATCCTAACGCTCTCGTCTGCAAGCCTCACCATGTAGCCATCAGTATACCTTGAGAAATCGAGCTTCCCCAGCGGAGCCTCACCCATCTCAACAAGCTCGCTAGTTGGTAGCTTGGGACTATACTCCAGCGGTATTCTCCCTGACAGCTCCTCGTCTATCGGTAGCCCCGCCGTTAACAGCCTAGCCATGCACTCGGACACCGAGAATCCCGAAGCAGCTCCAGGAGCCGTAGGGGCAGCCTCGGCATGCTGCCGAGCCTCTGCAGCCACAGCTGCTGGCTGTGCAGCAGCCGCCACCACCGGCTCAGCAGCCTCGGCTGCCGGGGCGGCAGCTGCCTCGAAGCCTGCCGGCACCTCTGCAGGCTGCGCTACAACCTCCCCTGTCTGTACCTCTGCTGCTGGCTGCTGCATAGCCTCTTCACGCAAAGCACCTAGCTCCCTAGCCCTCATCATAACATGGTCTACAATCTCGTTGAATACCCCGCGGGCCCTCTCCTCGGATATCATCTCTACAAGCTTACCGGTCACGACGAAGTATATGGTCAGTATGTCGTTATAACATGAGAACCTTGCCTCGAACGAGAGGTCACCCCTACCAACGAGCCTAAGCATGGAGGAGGTACGATCAACAATCACCTTTGTCTTTGTCTTACCGCCAAACCTAGCCCTAGGATTGTACACATATGTGACGGTCACGGTGTCTTTCTTAGCCGATATGCCGGCTATTGGTAACAGCTTAGCCATGCTGACAACGTCGAGCGGCGATATGTTCTCGAGTAGCTTCTCACAGCCCCTAAGGGGCAGCTTCTCTATAAAAGAATGCATTACAGAAGACACGGCAGCTTAGCCCCCCAGCCCTCCCCTGCACTCCTCCTTTCAGCTCTACATCCGCTTGTCTAAGGTGTAGCATGGGACTACTAATTACATTTACCGCTTATACCCGAGTCTGTAAGGGCTGCCCTAACTAGAACCCTTTAGAAGAGCGTTACCGCGCCGCCGGATGCTGGGCGCCAACGGGCTCCTACAGCTCTTAAACCCCGTAGGGGGATGGGAGGGGTGGCTGTTAAAGGCTAGACTGTGCACCCTTACCCAGGGTGGAGTTGGCAGGTATGCAGCGGCCAGTAGAGATTGGAACAAGATACCTTGTGCTCATGCTACTGGCTGAGGGGCCTAAGACCGGGTACGAGCTCATCAAGCAACTTAGGAGCCTATTCGCCAGATATGGTGGCAGAGCTAGCCCAGGCACCGTATACCCTGTTCTCCGTAGGCTGGAGGAGGAGGGGCTCATACGCTCAAGGCTTGAGCCCTACGGTGCCCGCGTGAGGAAGGTCTACGAGCTTACGGGGGAGGGTCTACGAGCCCTCCTCGAGATGATGTCACGCTGGGTTTCGGTTCTGGAGACGGCGCTGCAGCTCCACATACCCGTGTTTCGGCGCGCTGGCAGGGAGGACGGGGATACGGTAAAGCTTGTGGAGGAGGTCCTGGAGAGGCTTGAGGCCGCCGCTGAGCAGCTAGAGAAGCTGCTAACAGAGGCTAGGCGGGTTCTCCGCCAGGCAAAGATGGAGGCTACAGCTATACAGTACTAGGCCGTCTCAGTACATCTGGAATGCTACTTAGGGCTGTGAGGAGGGCGATTGGGGCCGACCCCCTCTTGCACTGCAGGGGTGTGGCGAGCCCGTGCTCCGTGCCGAGCCCCTCCTCAACGTTATTGGGGCCGGTGGCAGCATCGCGCTAATCCTCGGTGCCAGCTCCCTGGCAGAGCTTATCGGCGTGGAGCCTGGCTCCCTGGGGCTGTCAGAACTTCACCGGGCAGCTGAGAGGGCTAGGTATGTGAGGCTTCTCGCACAGCTCGCCGGCAATCAGGTAATATCGAGGATAATCTACTTCGGCGACGACGGAGTGCTTGCCAGGCTTCTCGGCGAAAAAGTGTTAGACGTTTATGGCAGCCGTGGACGGATGAAGTGCAGCAGCTGCGGCTACCGCTGGTGGTACATAGTGGACGGCCCAGCCAGATGTCCCCAATGCGGCGGTGAGGGCATTGAGGACTATGTGCCGTCAGGTGCTGCTCCTAGGCAGAAGCTGCTAGCCGAAGCGGTCTACGAGGCAACAACCGCCGACGCTGTCCTCGTACACGGTATAGGGTCCGAGGCTATACCACTACTCCTAGCTCTCATAGCCTCGAAACACACGAGGGTGTACCTCCTCGAGCCGGGCAATGAGATCCTCGAGTCACTAGGCCTCGAACGCATCGGGCTAACCCTTACCAACGCCCTGGAAGCCATGGCTGAGGCAGCTGCTAGGCCCAGAAAGGATATGGCAAAAAGCTAATCCAGCCAATACCCGGATGAGTCTAGGCACCGGCAGCTTTTGCCGCACTCCTGGGAATCTAGGGAGCTGTAGGCCTTTGGAGGTGGGTCTGGTGGTTGTTGATCTGGCTTTCGAGCTATCATACATTCTAGGCGATCGTCTCGGAAGGAGTGTAGAGGTTAAGAGTTACAGCTTCGACCCAGAGAAGGGGCTGCTCTGCATCGAGACGGAAGTTGAGGGCGTGGGGCTCCGCCAGGCGTGCGTCGAGGTTAAGGCCTGCAAGGGGCTCAGCAATGAGGCTAAATGGGTGCGCTGCGTGTCTAAGACGCTGATGCAGAGCGAGAAGTACCTGGACGAGCTTGCCAGGCAGCTAGCCTAGGACTACGTGGCGGGACAGCCTCTCTGGCCAGGAGCTGGCCACAGGAACGGAGCTGTACCTACTAGGACTAGACACCCCAGACTATAGACCTGGAGAGCAGCCAACGTCTGGGGTGTAATGGCCGAAGAGCATGTCCAGACGGGTAATGGGGGCTCAGAGGTAGAGGAAATACGGGAGGCCGTGAAGGGGGCTGTGCAGATAATTAGGGAGATAAAGGAGGGCCTCCTAGCCTCCATGAGAGATTGCCAACCTGCTTGACGGCTCTAAGCTTGGCGAGGACGTGGGCAACTTATACAGGAAACTGATTGAGAGCGGGCTACCCGAGGACATGGCGAGGCAGATGACAGAGAAGTATTTCGAGACGAAACTGAATGCAATACCAAACATATCAAGCATCATAAACGCCATAGCCAAGGATATCAGTGGGAAATCCGGGCCAAAGATCTTTATTGGGGGAGGCTCTTCCCCCGAGGCTGCTGCACGCCAGCTCGAAAAGCTTGCCGAGACGCTAGATGATGAGGAGAAGAAGGAGAAGCTGCTTAGTGCAGCTAGGATGCTGATGGCAATGAGTGCAACAGAAGAACAAGAAGAGAAGGAGAAGGAAGAAGAGGATTAACCCAGCTGTCTGCGCTAAGGGTTCCTGCTTGTAACGGCCTCTTTTTACACCACTTTGACCTGTTTTGGCTCGTTGCTGCCTACGTGGGGTTCGGCGCTTGGCTGATGTTGAGGAGAGGCTGGAAAGGATTGAGCGGGAGCTGGAGAGGATTAGGAGGCAGCTGGAGAGGCTCGAGGCGTTACTCTCGTCGTTTAGTAGTGTTGCTGGGGAGGCTGTGAGGCTTGCCGCTGCCCTATCGCTCTCTGTGGAGGAGGCTGTACGGGCCACGGAGAGGCTTGTGGCCAAGCTTAGGAGGCTTGGGGGCGGCCCGATCCGATAACTATGGCTGTGCTGGAGGCGCTAGCGGGCTGCGAGGCTCTCAGCGTCTCGGAGATAACGCGGCGTGTCAAGGCTCTTAGGGGCTCTGCAAGCCGCACAACCATACGGTCCAGGCTAGCTGCTCTTGTCGAGGCGGGTGTTGTGGAGAGGCTGGGGAATGGAGTCACGGCTAGGTATAGGTTGAGGAGCTGTGGCAAGGACTAGGTATGTGCTAAAACTATTGGCTGTGCTTGCCTACCACCTGGCCCTCCTTGCAGCTGCTGTGCTGGCTGCTGTTTCACGCTTCTGCATTAAGGATGTCCGGCTGCGGGTCTGGCGGAGGCTTAGCATCTGGGGTTCAAGCGTAAACTACACCGCAATGTAGTGCCGAAGGAACTTGCTGAGAGATTCGTTGGGGCTTACCAGCGCAGGCTGCGTGAAGTGGAGAGCCCTCTGAAGCTCGTGCGAGAGTTGTTACGGAGTATTAAGTGGTAATGGCTTGGCCCGTGCTGGGTGCCCTGTCCTCCTCTTCCTCTTCCTGAGGAGCCACTCGCTATACCTCTTGGCAGCCTCGGGGAGCCATGCTAGAAGGTCTGCACGCCCCCTCTCGTAGAGTAGTACTGCTGCTGCTAGGCGGTGGACGCATAGCGGCGCACCGGCGAGCCTCGTTAGTGGACACTGGCACGTTGCATCCTCCCGTGTGATCTTTACGGTGTAGACTTGCTGGTCTTCCGGTAGCCTGCCCACGCTGATGTCTACGTGGCGTGGCTGCCGCCCCTCAACTATGTCTAGGAGGTCCCAGTGGGTGGCACTGTGCACCGGGTTCTGCTGGTGGAGCCTCTGGCTCGGCACCAGCACCACTGCCTCGTCCTCGGCGAGCCTCGCCATGGTTGCTTTCTGGGCTAGCCTTAGCGCCCGCCTCGCCAGATCCTCTGGCACGCCCTGGCTCCTCAGCCACTTGTACACCTCTACACCTCCTAACACCATTTCAGCACCCCCGTTAACTGGTATTACCAGTTCCACCCTTATAACCCATTGCTGGCCTTGACGGAGTTGCATATAGAGACTACATTCTATTCCGATGATACCCGGGTAGCACTGGTACCCCGCACGGACCACATGGGTGTCGCTGTATGAGTGATACCGCACACGAGTATGCTGGGGCTCCACGCTATGCCCGTAGCTGCTAGATGCGGGCCGGCACCGAGGAGGCTGCCGAGCCTCACTGGGACCGACGCAGCCAGGCTCGACGAGTACCTGCCACCACTGCCTAGCAGGGTTAGGGTGTACCAGCAGGTCCAAGAGGCTCTCAACGAGATGGAGCGTAGCAGCGACCCGGTAATAGTGATGCTTGTTGCTGAGTGGGGTGAGGGGAAGACAAGCATCTACAATGCCAGGATAAGGCCGTGGCTGGAGTCCAGGGGCTGGGCTAGCCTCGAGGCAAGAGCTGCAACTGTGATGGAGCATCTCCGCTCCCTGGATGGGAGGCCCGAGAAGAGCCCAGCCTACCGGCTCCTAGCCGCGATCCTCGCTGCCGGCCTCGAGCAGGCCGGGCTACTGGCGAAGTACGGTGTGCCAGGTGCCGCGGGCAGCCTCCGCAGCTACGTCGAGAACGTGCTCAGAGAGCTGACCAGTGGCGGGGGCAGGCTCGTAGTATTCATAGACGAGCTTGAGGACCTCGTGGCGGGGGCTAGCGAGGAGCAGCTAGCCGATCTCGTAGCCGGGCTTGTGGGGATCCTCAATGGCGACGTTGAGATAGTGTCTGCCCGCTGTAGCGGAGAGGGCTGCATGCCAGGCTCGCTCCACCTTATCGTCAGCCTTACGCCGCCAGCCTATAGCAGGCTCATGGGGCTGAGGGACTTCTCCACCATAGCGTCTAGGTTGAAGAGGAGGGTTCGCACCATCTGGATACAGCCCCTCCCACGCCGCGAGGCCTTCGCGTTCCTCGAGAGTCTCGCCCGCTACAGCCTAGGCGCAGGCCTAGACTCCATCCTGGAGTCCCCATCAATGGCTAACGCTGTTGTCTCAGGCACGCTCGGCAACATGGGTGCGCTCGTCTCAGCCTTCCGCTACCTTGTGTCCTGGGCTAGGGGCCGTGGCGGCTGCGGCGACCGGGTAGCAGTGCTAGGTGCCTCCGAGCTTGTCGAGGCCCTGCAGGGCCTCACACTGAGTGTCGGCGGCGCTGAGCTGCCAGCCCTCAACCCCGAGGCCTATACGAGGCTCATGGATGGCTGGGAGGCACGCTCAAAGCTAGCAGGCTTCGAGCCCGCAGCCGCACGCCGGGTCCTCGACGAACTCGTGGTTAGGGGCCTCGT
This DNA window, taken from Hyperthermus butylicus DSM 5456, encodes the following:
- a CDS encoding helix-turn-helix domain-containing protein; the protein is MAVLEALAGCEALSVSEITRRVKALRGSASRTTIRSRLAALVEAGVVERLGNGVTARYRLRSCGKD
- a CDS encoding PadR family transcriptional regulator codes for the protein MQRPVEIGTRYLVLMLLAEGPKTGYELIKQLRSLFARYGGRASPGTVYPVLRRLEEEGLIRSRLEPYGARVRKVYELTGEGLRALLEMMSRWVSVLETALQLHIPVFRRAGREDGDTVKLVEEVLERLEAAAEQLEKLLTEARRVLRQAKMEATAIQY